The Mugil cephalus isolate CIBA_MC_2020 chromosome 19, CIBA_Mcephalus_1.1, whole genome shotgun sequence genome has a window encoding:
- the naa25 gene encoding N-alpha-acetyltransferase 25, NatB auxiliary subunit, whose protein sequence is MAARGHVQDPNDRRLRPIYDYLDNGNNKMAIQQADKLLKKHKDLHCAKVLKAIGLQRTGKQDEAFTLAQEVATLEPTDDNSLQALTILYREMHRPELVTKLYEAAVKKVPLSEEYHSHLFMAYARVGEYKKMQQAGMALYKIVPKNPYYFWSVMSLVMQAISAQDEKLSQTMFLPLAERMVEKMVKEEKIEAEAEVQLYFMILERLGKCVEALDVIRGPLGEKLTSELQSRETKCMKLYQRLQRWPECNALAHKLLLKNPDDWQFYPSYFDSLFHLMDQSWSPPDDGEHCSEGPVHHTVADVVRFVEERIKGEDGKESRSLRGPYLARLELIHRLRGRGSPDQSLLGDPLELMVQFFGRFGDKPCCITDLKIYLHLLPPEQHVQFINRLSEAVPLTERQDDGGVFSFPADTRALQRHLCVCQLSRALGLHRSLDVDGKLRLISELKAHYRHGLKFGKNALKTELQFSDMYCLMAAHVYIDLWTETGDEDMAWQSLGVLQEGLSHSQSNAQFKLLLLLLYCRLGAFEPVVDLYSSLDAKHVQHDTIGFLLTRYAESLGHFAAASQSCNFSLRFFHSNQKDTSEYIIQAYKYGAFEKIPEFIALRNRLNQSLHFAQVRTERMLLDLFLEADIVLSLEESVKAMSLSAEEDDIPWDSMRDNRDLTVFTSWEPKDRQLSDEHRRQSLEEETTWLRIRSLTLRLLASLATLGHAPSQQNSEVSNENGVGDKTSSLSGLLSQLNQTLQTAAQTDTERRTQYPFLGPPSTRLASALSSGSCQCQAAALQLSVHLQELETAGLDESSELQTQICNGFKSLVVQLQEILNKCKGDLLEMKENKLKTRPSLLENLIFFVETVSVVLWTAGHCAKILRPLKSSLQKKKKKKKDVNTALPVVVCGFQELTGSLQDLLSQTLEHIRGQESNVTALKLAALTLEGHTEEEASFTKAAMDKVQSSYLRSLQEVGDLLRKRVETLKNLKI, encoded by the exons ATGGCGGCGAGAGGCCATGTGCAAGACCCCAACGACAGGAGACTCAGACCTATATACG ACTATCTGGACAATGGGAACAATAAAATGGCGATACAGCAGGCGGACAAACTGctgaagaaacacaaggacCTGCACTGTGCCAAG GTCCTGAAGGCCATCGGCCTCCAGAGGACGGGGAAGCAGGACGAAGCTTTCACGCTGGCCCAGGAAGTAGCGACGCTAGAGCCGACTGACGACAACTCCCTGCAGGCCCTGACTATTCTGTACAGAGAGATGCATCGTC CGGAGCTGGTGACGAAGCTGTACGAGGCCGCGGTGAAGAAGGTTCCTCTCAGCGAGGAGTATCACTCCCACCTCTTCATGGCCTACGCTCGGGTCGGAGAGTACAAGAAGATGCAGCAG GCGGGAATGGCCTTGTACAAAATCGTCCCCAAGAACCCGTATTACTTCTGGTCCGTCATGAGTCTGGTGATGCAG gCGATTTCAGCGCAGGACGAAAAACTGTCCCAGACCATGTTCCTGCCTCTGGCTGAACGCATGGTGGAGAAGatggtgaaggaggagaagatcGAAGCGGAAGCTGAG GTGCAGCTGTATTTCATGATCCTGGAGCGTTTGGGGAAATGTGTGGAGGCTCTGGACGTGATCCGAGGTCCACTGGGAG AGAAGTTGACCAGTGAGCTGCAGAGCAGAGAAACCAAGTGTATGAAGCTGTACCAGCGGCTGCAGCGCTGGCCCGAGTGTAACGCTTTGGCTCACAAGCTGCTGCTCAAGAA TCCTGATGATTGGCAGTTCTACCCCTCCTACTTCGACTCCCTCTTCCACCTCATGGACCAGTCGTGGAGTCCTCCAGACGATGGAGAGCA CTGTTCCGAGGGGCCGGTCCATCACACCGTGGCCGACGTGGTGAGGTTCGTGGAGGAGAGGATAAAGGGGGAGGACGGGAAGGAGTCCAGGTCCCTGAGGGGTCCGTACCTGGCCCGCCTAGAACTGATCCACCGGCTGAGAGGGAGGGGCTCCCCCGACCAGAGCCTGCTGG GTGACCCTCTGGAGCTGATGGTCCAGTTCTTTGGGAGGTTCGGAGATAAACCCTGCTGCATCACAGACCTCAAAATATACCTCCACCTGCTCCCCCCCGAGCAACACGTTCAG TTCATTAATCGTCTGAGCGAGGCCGTCCCTCTGACCGAGCGTCAGGACGACGGCGGCGTCTTCTCGTTTCCCGCCGACACCAGAGCTCTTCAGaggcacctgtgtgtgtgtcagctgagCCGAGCGCTCGGCCTCCATCGCTCTCTGGACGTGGACGGGAAGCTGAGGCTGATCTCTGAGCTCAAGGCCCATTACCGCCACGGCCTCAAGTTCG GGAAGAACGCTCTGAAGACGGAGCTCCAGTTCTCAGACATGTATTGTCTAATGGCGGCTCACGTTTACATCGACCTGTGGACGGAGACCG GTGATGAAGACATGGCCTGGCAGAGTCTGGGTGTCCTCCAGGAGGGTCTGTCCCACAGTCAGTCCAACGCCCAGTTcaagctgctcctgctcctcctctacTGTCGCCTTGGAGCCTTCGAGCCGGTGGTCGACCTTTACTCCAGCCTGGACGCCAAGCACGTCCAACACGACACCATCGg GTTCCTGTTAACCCGTTACGCCGAGTCTCTCGGTCACTTTGCTGCAGCCTCCCAGTCCTGTAACTTCTCCCTCAGGTTTTTCCACTCGAACCAGAAAGAT ACCTCAGAGTACATCATCCAGGCCTACAAGTACGGAGCCTTTGAGAAGATCCCAGAGTTCATTGCTCTCAGGAACCGGTTGAACCAGTCGCTTCACTTCGCTCAGGTCCGTACTGAGAGGATGCTGCTGGATCTGTTCCTGGAGGCCGACAT TGTGTTGAGTCTGGAGGAGAGTGTGAAGGCCATGTCTTTGTCTGCAGAGGAGGACGACATCCCCTGGGACAGTATGAGGGACAACAGAGACCTAACGGTGTTCACCAGCTGGGAGCCTAAAGACAG ACAGCTGAGTGACGAGCACCGGCGTCagtctctggaggaggagaccaCGTGGCTGAGGATACGCTCCCTGACGCTCCGCCTCCTCGCCTCGCTCGCCACCCTCGGCCACGCCCCCTCGCAGCAGAACTCGGAGGTGTCCAACGAGAACGGCGTCGGGGACAAGACGTCGAGCCTCAGCGGGCTCCTCTCTCAGCTCAACCAGACGCTACAGACAGCAGCTCAGACGGACACAGAGAGACGCACACAG taTCCGTTCCTGGGCCCCCCCTCCACCCGTCTGGCCTCCGCTCTGTCCAGTGGAAGCTGCCAGTGCCAGGCTGCAGCGCTGCAGCTGTCGGTTCACCTCCAGGAGCTGGAGACGGCCGGACTCG ATGAGTCGTCGGAGCTTCAGACTCAGATCTGTAACGGTTTCAAATCTTTAGTAGTTCAACTTCAAG AAATACTCAATAAATGCAAAGGAGATTTATTGGAGATGAAggagaacaaattaaaaacccGGCCGTCGTTATTAGAAAACCTGATCTTCTTTGTAGAG ACGGTGAGTGTGGTCTTGTGGACGGCTGGTCACTGCGCTAAGATCCTCCGGCCACTGAAGAGCAGcctacagaagaagaagaagaagaaaaaggacgTGAACACGGCTCTG ccGGTGGTGGTTTGTGGCTTCCAGGAGTTGACGGGGAGTTTGCAGGACCTGCTCTCCCAGACTTTGGAGCACATAAGGGGTCAAGAGTCCAACGTGACGGCCCTGAAGCTGGCTGCTTTAACCCTGGAAGGACACACTGAG GAGGAGGCGTCTTTTACTAAAGCTGCTATGGACAAGGTGCAGAGCAGTTACCTGCGCTCGTTACAGGAGGTGGGAGATCTGCTGAGGAAGAGGGTGGAGACTTTAAAGAACCTCAAGATCTGA